In one Andrena cerasifolii isolate SP2316 chromosome 2, iyAndCera1_principal, whole genome shotgun sequence genomic region, the following are encoded:
- the Gcl gene encoding germ cell-less isoform X1: MGSYASRIASMSNNAVHSVYRGRKRKCIEEDDFDSESDYIDRTLQTPKKRKLLTTAQYIYKTLFQEEKGSDITVLMLGKAWRLHKVYISQSPYFASMFSGSWREANETVISVEIADPNITLDSLLTVFGSFYQDEVSLEPKDVIPILATSTLFQLQGLIDQCTDIMVETTNIKTVVPYYNAAVSYGVPVVKAAAKRWLEVNLLGYGWLHPTFLKEITPDLMAELIASPDLIAMQTEFCIYMMLRVWLFVHVHNKEETLQIDEYFRNHKWTSPFLMTEEGKEFAAPFKALRMKYLLLHDQDVKILYSDNLIPHEWLHSAYKEQWLHLLRIDANKDRGFAGRICTLKNLLPSLLNHFRPKQMSEEEFARECFRCGRCIEKAGEHIWRWTAFHFGLDLVVCLDSTTLRIKRNHRLDTDHIKANHSKHNIVLKVSLISLDEQRQVKHIQSSGMLRLSLHKNEEKQVMLLDKELTYPLYISVSMQVVTPFVSTEEEKSADIVIFSDTT; this comes from the exons ATGGGAAGCTACGCGAGCAGGATCGCGTCGATGTCAAACAATGCGGTGCACTCCGTGTACCGTGGCCGTAAACGAAAGTGCATCGAGGAGGATGACTTCGACTCCGAGTCGGATTACATCGATCGGACGCTCCAAACGCCGAAAAA GCGGAAACTGCTTACGACGGCTCAGTACATATATAAAACCTTGTTCCAAGAAGAAAAAGGCAGTGACATAACTGTGCTCATGTTGGGAAAAGCGTGGAGATTACATAAAGTTTATATCAGTCAG AGCCCGTACTTCGCGAGCATGTTCTCTGGATCGTGGAGGGAAGCGAACGAGACAGTCATCAGCGTAGAGATCGCAGATCCTAACATCACTTTGGATT CTCTTTTGACAGTGTTTGGTTCCTTTTACCAGGACGAAGTCAGTTTGGAACCAAAAGACGTCATACCGATTCTGGCCACGTCCACTTTATTCCAGTTGCAAGGGTTGATCGACCAGTGCACAGATATCATGGTGGAGACGACGAATATTAAGACGGTCGTCCCGTATTACAACGCTGCTGTGTCTTACGGCGTGCCGGTGGTGAAAGCCGCTGCGAAGCGGTGGTTGGAGGTGAACCTCTTAGGGTACGGGTGGTTGCACCCAACCTTCTTAAAGGAAATTACACCCGACTTGATGGCCGAATTAATCGCTAGTCCCGACTTAATCGCTATGCAAACAGAGTTTTGCATATACATGATGCTACGAGTGTG GTTGTTCGTACATGTGCACAATAAAGAGGAGACCCTTCAAATCGACGAATACTTCAGAAATCACAAATGGACAAGTCCTTTCCTTATGACAGAAGAGGGCAAAGAATTCGCGGCGCCTTTCAAAGCGTTGAGAATGAAGTATCTTTTGTTACACGACCAGGACGTTAAGATTCTGTACAGCGATAATCTGATACCGCACGAATGGCTGCACAGCGCGTACAAGGAACAATGGTTACATTTGCTAAGAATAGACGCGAATAAAGATCGAGG CTTTGCAGGCAGAATATGCACTCTGAAAAATCTACTCCCATCTTTGTTGAACCACTTTAG ACCGAAGCAGATGAGCGAAGAAGAGTTTGCCCGCGAGTGCTTCCGTTGCGGGAGGTGCATCGAGAAAGCTGGCGAGCACATTTGGAGATGGACGGCGTTTCACTTTGGGTTGGATTTGGTGGTGTGCTTGGACAGCACCACTTTGAGGATCAAGAGGAATCATAGATTAGACACAGACCACATTAAAGCCAATCACAGCAAGCACAATATAGTTCTAAA AGTAAGTCTAATTTCGCTGGATGAGCAACGCCAAGTAAAACACATTCAAAGCTCTGGCATGCTTAGGTTATCGCTTCACAAGAACGAAGAG AAACAAGTGATGCTGCTGGATAAAGAGCTTACTTATCCGTTGTATATATCAGTGAGTATGCAAGTGGTGACTCCATTTGTATCCACGGAGGAAGAGAAATCAGCCGACATAGTCATATTCTCAGACACTACTTAG
- the Gcl gene encoding germ cell-less isoform X2: MGSYASRIASMSNNAVHSVYRGRKRKCIEEDDFDSESDYIDRTLQTPKKRKLLTTAQYIYKTLFQEEKGSDITVLMLGKAWRLHKVYISQSPYFASMFSGSWREANETVISVEIADPNITLDSLLTVFGSFYQDEVSLEPKDVIPILATSTLFQLQGLIDQCTDIMVETTNIKTVVPYYNAAVSYGVPVVKAAAKRWLEVNLLGYGWLHPTFLKEITPDLMAELIASPDLIAMQTEFCIYMMLRVWLFVHVHNKEETLQIDEYFRNHKWTSPFLMTEEGKEFAAPFKALRMKYLLLHDQDVKILYSDNLIPHEWLHSAYKEQWLHLLRIDANKDRGPKQMSEEEFARECFRCGRCIEKAGEHIWRWTAFHFGLDLVVCLDSTTLRIKRNHRLDTDHIKANHSKHNIVLKVSLISLDEQRQVKHIQSSGMLRLSLHKNEEKQVMLLDKELTYPLYISVSMQVVTPFVSTEEEKSADIVIFSDTT; encoded by the exons ATGGGAAGCTACGCGAGCAGGATCGCGTCGATGTCAAACAATGCGGTGCACTCCGTGTACCGTGGCCGTAAACGAAAGTGCATCGAGGAGGATGACTTCGACTCCGAGTCGGATTACATCGATCGGACGCTCCAAACGCCGAAAAA GCGGAAACTGCTTACGACGGCTCAGTACATATATAAAACCTTGTTCCAAGAAGAAAAAGGCAGTGACATAACTGTGCTCATGTTGGGAAAAGCGTGGAGATTACATAAAGTTTATATCAGTCAG AGCCCGTACTTCGCGAGCATGTTCTCTGGATCGTGGAGGGAAGCGAACGAGACAGTCATCAGCGTAGAGATCGCAGATCCTAACATCACTTTGGATT CTCTTTTGACAGTGTTTGGTTCCTTTTACCAGGACGAAGTCAGTTTGGAACCAAAAGACGTCATACCGATTCTGGCCACGTCCACTTTATTCCAGTTGCAAGGGTTGATCGACCAGTGCACAGATATCATGGTGGAGACGACGAATATTAAGACGGTCGTCCCGTATTACAACGCTGCTGTGTCTTACGGCGTGCCGGTGGTGAAAGCCGCTGCGAAGCGGTGGTTGGAGGTGAACCTCTTAGGGTACGGGTGGTTGCACCCAACCTTCTTAAAGGAAATTACACCCGACTTGATGGCCGAATTAATCGCTAGTCCCGACTTAATCGCTATGCAAACAGAGTTTTGCATATACATGATGCTACGAGTGTG GTTGTTCGTACATGTGCACAATAAAGAGGAGACCCTTCAAATCGACGAATACTTCAGAAATCACAAATGGACAAGTCCTTTCCTTATGACAGAAGAGGGCAAAGAATTCGCGGCGCCTTTCAAAGCGTTGAGAATGAAGTATCTTTTGTTACACGACCAGGACGTTAAGATTCTGTACAGCGATAATCTGATACCGCACGAATGGCTGCACAGCGCGTACAAGGAACAATGGTTACATTTGCTAAGAATAGACGCGAATAAAGATCGAGG ACCGAAGCAGATGAGCGAAGAAGAGTTTGCCCGCGAGTGCTTCCGTTGCGGGAGGTGCATCGAGAAAGCTGGCGAGCACATTTGGAGATGGACGGCGTTTCACTTTGGGTTGGATTTGGTGGTGTGCTTGGACAGCACCACTTTGAGGATCAAGAGGAATCATAGATTAGACACAGACCACATTAAAGCCAATCACAGCAAGCACAATATAGTTCTAAA AGTAAGTCTAATTTCGCTGGATGAGCAACGCCAAGTAAAACACATTCAAAGCTCTGGCATGCTTAGGTTATCGCTTCACAAGAACGAAGAG AAACAAGTGATGCTGCTGGATAAAGAGCTTACTTATCCGTTGTATATATCAGTGAGTATGCAAGTGGTGACTCCATTTGTATCCACGGAGGAAGAGAAATCAGCCGACATAGTCATATTCTCAGACACTACTTAG
- the LOC143366452 gene encoding UPAR/Ly6 domain-containing protein crok: protein MIANRLAPLVTLVLVVLLSSIHHGEAIICYQCNSEYDPRCGDPFDPYSLGTVNCSFVPRLEHLNHLEPTICRKISQTVYGKIRVVRGCGYITDDNDNGACQRRTGTHDVKAYYCSCTGDLCNSAESRTPSFLLPLTSLFAAVLAVPSLLLSSPFAAPVATAPYFSVA from the exons ATGATCGCAAACCGTCTCGCGCCGCTCGTcaccctcgtcctcgtggtcctgCTGTCGTCCATCCATCACG GTGAAGCAATAATATGCTACCAATGCAACAGCGAATACGATCCAAGGTGCGGCGATCCGTTCGATCCGTACAGTCTTGGAACCGTCAACTGCAGTTTCGTACCTCGACTGGAGCACCTGAATCATTTGGAGCCGACTATCTGCCGGAAAATCTCCCAAACAG TGTACGGGAAGATCAGGGTGGTCAGAGGCTGCGGCTACATCAcggacgacaacgacaacgggGCGTGCCAGAGGAGAACGGGCACCCACGACGTCAAGGCGTACTACTGCTCGTGCACCGGTGATCTCTGCAACTCGGCCGAAAGCCGCACGCCGTCCTTCCTGTTGCCGTTGACGTCACTATTCGCGGCGGTCCTGGCAGTGCCCAGCCTGCTCCTCTCGTCTCCGTTCGCAGCGCCCGTCGCAACCGCGCCGTACTTCTCCGTAGCCTAA